The following proteins come from a genomic window of Syngnathus acus chromosome 15, fSynAcu1.2, whole genome shotgun sequence:
- the mkks gene encoding McKusick-Kaufman/Bardet-Biedl syndromes putative chaperonin, translating to MSRLVKKSPALCTDQPLENSDILNKLHLLGQLLRSCYGPSGRLKHIHNNIGGQVVTTSTSSVLLPAIYSSTPLLNLILASVRSHVSRFSDCGLFAAILCVTLIEKVKVSGLGQNEAVRINKHLLGLCTDYLHQEACGCKVKLDFCSSQNLIKLADSILCSKPASMLTEYEAFHISKLAVQAFLLTVPSNSSGTVTLGKTVIVSIEGVSVMESAVFPGLLIDIPDGFESLELMTQPCEPLRVVLFSTSLAGDLSEIGDGPIEVQYGVDMESQILDHLLDMGKQALKDDVKLCVCQKVIHPVLQQYLRSHGIIVVERVGINLMEPLTQLTGAQPVATLHTTIPHKAYGKVRNVTSRHFGSKTMLHLYPAEESVICTTVLCHRNETMLNELKVAFQKTEHVLRLTLREPFALLGGGCTETHLAAYIRHQCAATSSASVLGCLQTEYLLGVEAFCSSLESVAAALQHDTRDSLIDLTFAHHWTLPKDVTQEDIESFDSKCGCGLMKSNQTKKWCHLNTKYAVFSPASLSRDGAVHVDVIDSFTAKLNALQVAIETANVVLDIRYTIQDKN from the exons ATGTCTCGACTCGTTAAGAAATCCCCAGCGCTTTGCACGGATCAACCATTGGAAAACAGTGACATTTTGAACAAGCTTCATCTTTTGGGTCAGCTTCTCAGATCTTGTTATGGTCCCTCGGGTAGACTGAAACACATTCATAACAACATCGGAGGACAAGTTGTGACCACCTCAACATCATCAGTGCTACTTCCAGCCATTTATTCATCAACACCGTTACTAAATCTAATTTTAGCCTCTGTTCGCAGTCACGTATCTCGTTTTAGTGACTGCGGGTTGTTTGCAGCTATACTTTGTGTGACTCTTattgaaaaagtcaaagtgtCTGGTCTAGGACAAAATGAAGCTGTCAGGATAAATAAACACCTTTTGGGTCTGTGTACCGATTACCTTCACCAAGAAGCGTGTGGTTGTAAAGTGAAGCTCGACTTTTGCAGTAGCCAAAACTTAATCAAGTTGGCTGACAGTATTCTCTGCAGCAAACCAGCCAGTATGCTAACAGAGTATGAAGCATTTCACATCAGCAAGTTGGCAGTGCAAGCCTTTTTACTAACTGTACCGTCTAACAGCTCTGGTACAGTAACTCTGGGCAAGACAGTAATTGTGTCCATTGAGGGTGTTTCTGTAATGGAATCTGCAGTGTTTCCAGGATTATTAATTGACATTCCAGATGGTTTTGAGAGCTTGGAGTTGATGACTCAACCATGCGAACCACTCCGTGTGGTATTGTTCAGCACATCCCTTGCTGGTGACCTTTCTGAAATAGGGGATGGACCGATTGAGGTCCAATACGGCGTTGACATGGAATCTCAGATCCTGGATCACCTCCTCGATATGGGCAAACAGGCATTGAAAGATGATGTGAAGCTATGTGTTTGTCAGAAGGTTATCCATCCAGTTCTGCAGCAATACCTAAGGAGTCACGGCATCATAGTCGTGGAGAGGGTGGGAATTAATCTCATGGAGCCGCTTACTCAACTCACAG GGGCTCAACCTGTGGCGACATTACACACGACAATCCCACACAAGGCCTATGGAAAAGTGAGGAACGTAACCTCAAGACATTTTGGATCCAAGACTATGCTGCATTTATATCCTGCTGAGGAGTCTGTGATTTGTACCACAGTCCTCTGTCACAGGAATGAGACCATGTTAAATGAATTGAAG GTGGCATTTCAGAAGACGGAACACGTGCTACGACTTACCCTGAGGGAACCGTTTGCTTTACTTGGAGGCGGGTGCACCGAGACCCACTTAGCTGCTTACATCAGACATCAA TGTGCCGCCACATCAAGCGCATCAGTGTTAGGTTGCCTGCAAACGGAGTACCTTCTTGGCGTGGAGGCTTTCTGCAGCTCTCTTGAGTCGGTGGCTGCAGCACTACAGCATGACACTCGGGATTCTCTCATTGATCTGACTTTTGCTCACCACTGGACTCTTCCAAAAGATGTGACACAAGAGGACATTGAGAGTTTCGACAGCAAGTGTGGCTGTGGGCTGATGAAGAGTAACCAGACTAAGAAGTGGTGTCACTTGAATACTAAATATGCAGTCTTCTCACCTGCATCCTTGTCTCGAGATGGAGCTGTTCATGTCGATGTGATTGACTCCTTCACAGCAAAACTAAATGCTTTACAAGTCGCTATAGAAACTGCAAATGTTGTCCTCGATATACGATATACAATACAAGATAAGAACTGA
- the LOC119135061 gene encoding protein SLX4IP, translating to MAPLKFVIKCGNFAVLVDLHVLPLGSQEDASWFTTSDIEEVTALIRDAVDQRVKQYTESLEKGRQPKHKKELAPASAFVVKGKNFNLVANFLKRHFNLRCIFKQHQGELRVFPERYVVCVSRPEDAAVHYTKPSSTTTELSEQSRSEYFSREGEIQESFNCATKIKKTALQKIAQKSNVQQEHRDPNEGEQQVEQRACVEDQSGTRDAQNSYTSSTVSVCSTGSMAPQKPEQQPPCSNAVTQNQSLTYQRKNDNCSPDNTKKPNLASAVLYPLEISPGTRRSKRGKPSDSEDPRPPKAKRTGLKGSSATMPTRASERLTQTSEHEPRLPPPPPLPPDETKAASKAFPVAEYKETTAQVELLTPGKRNQRLPLASNNTAQTNQNRPAASRRGLSVKLASSGASISSRFTGGEEGSENVPRTSRLRRVKRS from the exons ATGGCACCTCTCAAATTTGTCATTAAG TGTGGGAACTTTGCCGTGCTGGTGGATCTCCACGTCCTGCCCCTGGGGAGCCAAGAGGACGCCAGCTGGTTTACTACAAGCGACATCGAG GAAGTAACAGCTCTGATTCGTGATGCTGTGGACCAAAGAGTTAAGCAGTACACTGAATCCTTAGAAAAAGGAAGAcagccaaaacacaaaaaggagCTAGCACCTGCTTCAGCTTTTGTTGTGAAAG GGAAAAATTTCAACCTAGTCGCCAATTTTCTGAAGCGCCACTTCAACCTTCGATGTATTTTCAAGCAGCACCAGGGTG AATTGCGTGTGTTTCCTGAGCGCTACGTTGTGTGTGTAAGCCGTCCAGAGGATGCCGCAGTGCACTATACAAAACCGAGCTCAACCACA ACCGAGCTGAGCGAACAAAGCAGATCGGAATATTTTTCCAGAGAGGGAGAAATCCAAGAGTCTTTCAACTGCgccacaaaaataaagaagacTGCGCTTCAAAAGAT AGCCCAAAAATCTAATGTCCAGCAAGAGCACCGGGATCCCAATGAGGGGGAGCAGCAAGTTGAGCAAAGAGCCTGCGTTGAAGACCAAAGCGGGACACGTGATGCTCAGAACTCCTACACAAGCTCAACAGTGAGTGTCTGCAGTACTGGAAGTATGGCCCCTCAGAAACCTGAGCAACAACCACCCTGCTCCAATGCTGTGACTCAGAACCAAAGCCTGACCTATCAGAGGAAAAATGATAATTGTTCCCCAGACAACACGAAGAAGCCAAACTTGGCCTCAGCAGTTTTGTACCCACTTGAAATCAGTCCAGGAACCAGGCGAAGCAAGAGAGGTAAACCCAGCGATTCCGAAGACCCTCGCCCACCGAAGGCCAAGAGGACAGGCCTCAAAGGATCTTCAGCCACAATGCCAACTCGCGCCAGTGAGCGCTTGACGCAAACATCCGAACACGAGCCTcgtctgccgccgccgccgccccttCCTCCAGACGAAACCAAGGCAGCGTCCAAGGCTTTCCCAGTCGCAGAGTACAAGGAAACCACAGCGCAAGTAGAGCTGCTTACTCCAGGGAAACGGAACCAAAGGCTCCCCCTCGCAAGCAATAACACAGCACAGACGAACCAAAACAGGCCGGCCGCAAGTCGGAGGGGCCTATCTGTCAAGCTTGCATCCTCAGGCGCCTCGATTAGTTCCAGATTCACAGGCGGGGAGGAGGGAAGTGAAAATGTGCCCAGAACCTCGAGATTACGACGAGTGAAGAGGTCCTGA
- the srd5a2b gene encoding 3-oxo-5-alpha-steroid 4-dehydrogenase 2b: MYCNKDLLNYLSFGMVLAGLWHLYHHKKIQTCYGRHMEHTPHTRLVPASLAWFLQELPAIVIPILLMLIPHKPNNVGKMLLLGTFCLHYFHRTFIYSLLIRGRSYPLNVMMGAMMFTSANGFLQGHYLLHCAQLDEWKTDCRLKIGLLFFYTGMAINLHSDYCLRNLRKNGEVIYKVPKGGLFKYVSAPNYFGELMEWFGYAIATWGLPSLSFAVFTTCFIGPRAIYHHRFYKGKFKDYPKSRKALIPYLL, encoded by the exons ATGTACTGCAATAAGGATTTGCTTAACTATCTCAGCTTTGGCATGGTCTTGGCAGGACTATGGCACCTCTACCACCACAAGAAAATCCAAACCTGCTATGGTCGCCACATGGAACACACGCCTCACACCAGGTTGGTGCCAGCCAGTCTGGCTTGGTTCCTTCAGGAGTTACCAGCTATTGTGATCCCAATACTTCTGATGCTCATTCCGCATAAACCCAACAATGTGGGAAAGATGCTTCTACTTGGAACCTTTTGCCTACACTATTTTCACAG GACATTCATCTATTCACTTCTGATCAGAGGACGATCTTACCCATTGAATGTGATGATGGGAGCAATGATGTTTACATCTGCAAATGGGTTCTTGCAGGGACATTACCTATTGCATTGTGCACAGCTGGACGAGTGGAAAACCGACTGTCGTCTTAAAATTG gtttattatttttttacactggAATGGCAATCAATTTGCACAGTGATTATTGTCTACGTAACTTAAGGAAAAATGGGGAAGTGATTTACAAGGTCCCCAAAG gAGGCCTTTTCAAATATGTATCTGCTCCAAATTACTTTGGAGAGCTTATGGAGTGGTTTGGCTACGCTATAGCCACATGGGGCCTTCCATCGCTCTCGTTTGCTGTATTTACGACATGCTTCATTGGTCCAAGAGCTATTTACCATCACAG gttttacAAGGGTAAATTCAAGGACTACCCCAAGTCACGAAAGGCTCTCATTCCATATTTACTTTGA